In a single window of the Cydia splendana chromosome 20, ilCydSple1.2, whole genome shotgun sequence genome:
- the LOC134800748 gene encoding probable phenylalanine--tRNA ligase, mitochondrial, whose product MTKLFVQPNRILSAVLHRLKYSTAPKTESTLRINGADFITDDYTNVTPKILSYLDRNLHLKKDNPLSILRQRIVNYFYSSFTYRGNPTFSVYDNLSPIVTTKQNYDDLLIPLDHPSRVKSDCYYINRRTLLRAHMTAHQSELLRSGLDNFLMIGPVFRRDEIDSTHFPIFHQVDAVRSQRREQLFPENEDLHIFEPTFDPTKPHAFTNSISDPTKQSCHTLEATKLMEHQLKEHLLGLIKTLFGDNIKYRWVEAYFPFTHPSYELEIFYNNNWLEVLGCGIVRNEILVNAGPNHTIAYAFGLGLERLAMALYKIPDIRLMWSTDSGFLTQFQNKELNAEIMYKPVSMYPQCTNDISFWLPEGLTIHTFMSNDFYDLVRDIGGDIIEQVKLKDKFVHPKSRKHSLCYSIVYRHLERTLTQAEVNQVHKEIEKAAISAFNVAIR is encoded by the exons ATGACGAAATTGTTTGTTCAACCCAACCGCATACTCTCTGCGGTTTTACACCGATTAAAATACAGCACGGCACCGAAAACAGAATCTACATTAAGAATAAACGGCGCAGACTTCATAACCGACGATTACACCAACGTCACCCCTAAAATACTATCGTATTTGGATCGAAACTTGCATCTTAAGAAAGATAACCCTCTCTCGATATTACGCCAAAGAATTGTGAACTATTTCTATTCCTCGTTCACATATCGAGGTAATCCGACGTTTAGCGTGTACGATAACTTGTCGCCGATCGTCACAACGAAGCAGAACTATGATGATTTATTAATTCCTCTGGACCATCCGAGTCGGGTTAAGTCCGACTGTTACTACATTAATAGGAGAACGCTGTTGCGAGCTCACATGACGGCCCATCAGAGCGAGCTGCTGAGGTCTGGGCTGGACAACTTCCTCATGATAGGACCTGTGTTTAGGAGGGATGAAATTGATTCAACACATTTTCCCATATTTCATCAG GTTGATGCAGTGAGATCACAGAGAAGAGAACAATtatttcccgaaaatgaggacTTACACATATTTGAGCCAACATTCGACCCTACAAAGCCCCACGCCTTCACCAACTCCATCTCCGATCCAACGAAACAAAGTTGCCATACACTAGAAGCAACTAAACTCATGGAACATCAATTAAAAGAACACCTCCTTGGTCTGATAAAGACATTATTCGGAGACAATATCAAATACCGATGGGTCGAAGCTTACTTTCCATTTACCCATCCGTCTTATGaactagaaatattttacaataacaatTGGCTTGAAGTGTTAGGCTGCGGTATTGTCAGAAATGAAATATTAGTCAATGCAGGACCAAATCACACTATTGCCTATGCTTTCGGCTTAGGCTTAGAAAGGCTAGCCATGGCACTGTATAAGATCCCCGATATAAGATTAATGTGGAGTACGGACTCTGGATTTTTAACACAGTTTCAGAATAAAGAGCTGAATGCGGAGATAATGTACAAGCCTGTGTCTATGTACCCACAGTGTACGAATGATATATCATTCTGGTTGCCGGAGGGGCTCACTATTCATACATTTATGAGCAATGATTTCTATGATCTAGTCAGAGATATTGGAGGTGATATTATTGAACAG GTAAAATTAAAGGACAAATTCGTCCACCCAAAGTCAAGAAAGCATAGTCTATGCTACAGCATCGTGTACAGACATCTTGAAAGGACACTCACACAAGCAGAGGTTAACCAAGTACATAAGGAGATTGAGAAAGCGGCCATCTCGGCGTTCAATGTTGCGATTAGATAG
- the LOC134800690 gene encoding titin homolog, protein MSELDKFKRRIIRSVARLLLKEKKPQEELWKEMKKETGSDCRTLWERMRALCVKKLNRMIAVDDRSANLPSIARLSLTDWLLVDLVLVHEEIDVIAMDKPDNKEYPALIELFSLVQRFDIEGRSGEPLAESWAAATVYYNRQGRQCSPMLLQRRWYQLKKLTRCRFYKFWFSYKGNTRLLEEARKSMPSRLQMAIAKRYPQVITKEYPDWEELIEKRFVIMPEKFEEKMRMPNLPKPCNSNAPDLVVVEPVIETIDLRLESDPEDQNDDEIEDTSDPERSNDATDITHPATEEEISVAENPVTEEEMPVAEEIPINDEASGIQVKAESMEEDGLSNVQLSSATHVPEVEIPDDGPDETPEAASTNSDEVVVKSEVSQMETSQDDDEDDVIEIPSVTPVVERSPEIVQRETAEIPSNNVTCDVDIINDSDEAVDDIIKVKADEYCRKKEEVPVEENNAIDDLIKDKLETYLKTPKEAISLSDKKPDVESIDLKNKANVAAIDLMADLNFVDDGIEFVDDGVEFIEEDHAQTIESTSIQDNLPAVEQPEQEDDESNKFDLKLLMYPVVYTTKLDQMKTFKNKEIDSVKGIEDIEMAAIESKPVSNKSLDIKIKEESLINTAEDTADSDDLFTNREVTDDEESEEDIIVSPTSYMLKKPRTRTYDPIKLCKNPDFNTKLKRLTIGFLSSTRNRQFLNACIPMTIDLSKAFESKLVNGTLYLKSSGTAPIVEKQEGIEKQASSIVPTAMPVQSLIDNSKVDIQNLIPHPSPIVSERTKVINLPDIDKVRRINQQLLTAQVPPLRVFAGNSRTINPQEVNPTVSTVPSIEPVQPVTDSTSVQNTVPRIKIEGEKSENDSLPTETLPPAKEKLIKMINQAKILTKEALDKIDDATKPKDFPMPIVVQEVKNIIPQEVPTRKHHYQPRVPLPWAPKHAVLTKKNFDDFGLLTSDTLNKMLHLLTSGNEGHGCKCCNIPKKKKKKGKRKKSEDQQKESENSDSVQEVDKEDESNKSDVAVPKQAPKQTTKVVPVSKVVKTKFCCWANQKLNNRRRNSKHLCPPNPCQCCCADKLVKKIQADEEARKLKMMTKTVVELSDDEEDSLRKACESIETVVQQSALLTNQGKDRNSAVPAVSVVDRIPFPIVNVVKRSPAVPTVTVMENTPRVPTVTEVDNASDVPDVTVVSPEKPSTPSINVEVVAPSISKVTIDFGVDANEIKETPTTPPKPNIKIRAAPISSLMPADRPANRPIIARPTIQINPVTVNRAPVQRVQMRSQLKPSQWATCTCQRPALSQDTRRNIVIDASTQCVIHPTPIAPKQIVSPQKTDASLQIPETPKEKIVYLHSKNLAKSPSESPIFLGKNKILLTTVKFPRKKDEVAPPPTEVFQAPKVIPTLPLPAGVQLVLMPSGNVTYTVDPGVELDEAQLAALPTILAAVQEQLNASGVTSSPAVPEPQVSVAGDVEPITTVTQPETTGFENINLPQSDQTAETPQAESNINELTNSPKTLETNEVFQDTELPPKNTNNVDMEVDTQSTKADTPTEQDTSTTTSTSDLEKESVPMTNDTVNEATIDAEAPKYITEPLASAQTAPVIEESQSEKQSEIQRAEDKEAPEVIQEMESVTEGKEDGISNRKSLLSDLMEMSGISAEDTTAPDPPAPEPPVVDQINDESRNLPELSPVTSFAELKYACEQNGKFFKLDFDTGVIVPINVCIKKNPKPKRSPTKTKEFIDLTEDVESTDVDNNETQATQNKSTESTDRQTGSTLLKEPVEYLYNGKTVNVSSSIVKPVKLFKACHPTPKVPRVLKAAPRTVLSPRNTPISLLKRTHVEKRKQKFTVVRAKVEAKIDLVDSDEPMEEEYLVDSSDDDKSQDDTGAEPMLVEALNTSLLDDSSDDEPLAKKSKHLKESDDKEVRETNIFDEIPDATSPDELTNDVNDLVEHIETAAVTGGTDQVQQISVKKAVVTTSSNNDNLQAKVRTTLEPNVIVRSEGPIIEINVHDPIDNQSGDEEDEPPPELRFMSDNSEDGDGDEDCILGF, encoded by the exons ATGTCGGAGCTGGACAAATTCAAGCGGCGTATCATCCGCTCGGTGGCGCGCCTGCTGCTCAAGGAGAAGAAGCCTCAGGAAGAACTATGGAAGGAAATGAAAAAGGAAACCGGTTCGGACTGCCGTACTCTATG GGAGCGAATGCGAGCGTTATGCGTAAAGAAGCTAAATCGTATGATAGCAGTCGACGATCGCTCGGCCAATCTCCCAAGTATCGCTCGGCTATCCCTCACCGACTGGCTACTAGTGGACCTCGTGTTGGTGCATGAGGAGATAGACGTTATTGCTATG GATAAACCCGACAACAAGGAATACCCAGCCCTAATAGAACTATTCAGCTTGGTACAACGATTCGACATTGAAGGGCGCTCCGGGGAGCCGCTAGCGGAGTCCTGGGCCGCCGCCACCGTCTACTACAATCGACA AGGCCGCCAATGCTCCCCGATGCTACTCCAACGTCGCTGGTACCAGCTGAAGAAACTCACCCGCTGCCGCTTCTACAAGTTCTGGTTCTCATATAAGGGCAACACCCGTCTTCTAGAGGAAGCTAGAAAGTCTATGCCCTCGAGACTGCAGATGGCTATCGCTAAGAG ATACCCACAAGTCATAACGAAAGAGTACCCAGATTGGGAGGAATTAATAGAAAAACGTTTTGTCATAATGCCTGAGAAATTc GAAGAAAAAATGAGGATGCCCAACTTACCGAAGCCTTGCAACT CCAATGCTCCGGATCTAGTGGTTGTTGAACCCGTAATCGAGACCATAGACCTCCGCTTAGAATCAGACCCAGAAGATCAAAACGATGATGAAATTGAAGACACGTCTGATCCGGAAAGGAGCAATGATGCAACCGATATAACTCATCCAGCTACTGAAGAGGAAATTTCAGTTGCCGAAAACCCAGTTACTGAAGAGGAAATGCCAGTTGCCGAAGAAATCCCAATAAATGACGAAGCTTCAGGTATTCAAGTTAAAGCAGAATCCATGGAAGAAGACGGCTTATCAAATGTACAGCTCAGTTCTGCTACGCATGTCCCTGAAGTTGAAATACCAGACGATGGTCCAGATGAAACTCCTGAGGCTGCGTCTACTAATTCAGATGAAGTTGTAGTAAAATCTGAGGTGAGCCAAATGGAAACAAGCCaagatgatgatgaagatgatGTTATAGAAATACCAAGTGTTACTCCTGTAGTAGAAAGATCTCCTGAAATTGTTCAAAGAGAAACGGCGGAAATACCAAGTAATAACGTAACATGCGACGTGGATATTATAAATGACAGTGATGAAGCTGTTGATGACATAATAAAAGTTAAAGCAGATGAGTACTGCCGCAAAAAGGAAGAAGTTCCTGTTGAAGAGAACAATGCAATAGATGATTTGATAAAAGACAAATTAGAGACGTACCTTAAGACGCCCAAAGAGGCTATATCACTTAGTGATAAGAAACCTGATGTTGAATCTATTGATTTGAAAAATAAAGCAAACGTAGCCGCTATAGATTTAATGGCTGATTTAAACTTCGTTGATGACGGCATTGAATTTGTTGATGATGGCGTTGAATTTATAGAAGAAGATCACGCACAAACTattg AATCTACATCAATTCAAGACAATTTACCTGCAGTTGAACAACCTGAACAAGAGGATGATGAAAGCAACAAATTTGActtaaaattattaatgtatCCTGTAGTCTATACTACCAAGTTAGACCAAATGAAAACGttcaaaaacaaagaaattgaTTCAGTAAAAGGTATAGAGGATATAGAAATGGCGGCCATTGAGAGTAAACCAGTCAGTAATAAATCActtgatattaaaataaaagaggAAAGTCTGATAAATACTGCAGAAGATACAGCAGATAGTGATGATCTTTTCACCAACCGAGAAGTAACAGACGATGAGGAATCAGAAGAAGATATAATAGTGTCGCCGACCAGCTATATGCTGAAGAAACCCAGAACTCGCACTTACGATCCTATAAAACTATGCAAAAATCCTGATTTCAACACGAAACTTAAAAGATTGACTATAGGTTTTCTGAGTTCTACAAGAAATCGACAGTTCCTAAATGCTTGTATACCAATGACAATAGATTTAAGTAAAGCTTTTGAATCAAAATTAGTAAATGGTACATTGTATTTAAAATCCAGTGGTACAGCTCCAATTGTAGAAAAACAGGAAGGAATAGAAAAGCAAGCGTCTTCGATTGTCCCGACCGCTATGCCCGTACAAAGTCTCATTGATAATTCAAAAGTGGATATTCAAAATTTGATTCCACATCCATCCCCAATAGTCTCTGAAAGGACAAAAGTTATAAATTTACCTGATATTGATAAAGTTAGGAGAATAAACCAACAGTTGCTTACTGCTCAGGTGCCACCACTTAGGGTTTTTGCTGGTAATAGTAGAACTATTAATCCACAAGAAGTTAATCCAACAGTTTCAACTGTCCCGAGCATAGAACCTGTACAACCAGTGACTGATTCCACCTCCGTTCAAAATACCGTGCCTAGAATAAAAATTGAGGGCGAAAAAAGCGAAAATGACAGTTTGCCTACAGAAACCTTACCACCGGCTAAAGAAAAGCTGATAAAGATGATCAATCAGGCGAAAATCTTAACTAAAGAAGCACTAGACAAAATTGACGACGCCACAAAGCCAAAAGATTTTCCAATGCCGATTGTAGTACAAGAAGTAAAAAACATCATACCACAAGAAGTACCAACCAGAAAACACCATTATCAGCCTCGAGTGCCACTGCCGTGGGCACCAAAACATGCAGtactgacaaaaaaaaactttgacgATTTTGGCCTGCTAACGTCAGATACTTTAAACAAAATGTTGCATTTACTGACGAGTGGTAATGAGGGTCATGGTTGCAAATGCTGTAATATACcgaagaaaaagaaaaagaaagggAAACGTAAGAAAAGCGAAGATCAACAGAAAGAGTCGGAAAACTCAGACTCAGTGCAGGAAGTTGACAAAGAAGACGAAAGTAATAAATCCGACGTTGCAGTGCCAAAACAAGCCCCAAAACAAACGACCAAAGTGGTACCCGTATCTAAAGtggtaaaaactaaattttgttGCTGGGCGAATCAAAAGCTTAATAACCGTAGACGTAACTCCAAGCACTTGTGTCCTCCTAACCCCTGCCAATGCTGTTGTGCGGATAAACTGGTCAAAAAAATTCAGGCAGACGAGGAAGCAAGGAAATTAAAAATGATGACGAAAACTGTAGTTGAACTATCAGATGACGAGGAAGACAGTCTGAGGAAAGCTTGCGAATCGATTGAGACTGTTGTGCAGCAATCAGCTCTACTGACAAATCAAGGTAAGGACAGAAATTCTGCAGTCCCGGCGGTGTCCGTGGTGGACAGAATACCTTTCCCAATTGTGAACGTGGTGAAGAGGTCACCAGCAGTTCCAACTGTGACCGTGATGGAAAATACACCTCGTGTTCCAACTGTAACCGAGGTGGACAATGCATCTGATGTTCCAGATGTGACAGTGGTCTCACCTGAAAAGCCCTCAACACCATCTATTAATGTTGAAGTAGTCGCACCATCTATTTCTAAGGTAACTATAGATTTCGGTGTTGATGCAAATGAAATTAAAGAAACACCAACGACACCACCAAAACCTAACATTAAAATAAGAGCTGCGCCAATTTCATCTTTGATGCCAGCCGATCGACCAGCAAACAGACCGATAATAGCTCGACCGACAATtcaaatcaatccagtaactgtcAACAGGGCACCTGTACAAAGAGTACAAATGCGTTCACAGCTAAAACCTTCGCAGTGGGCCACTTGCACCTGTCAGAGACCTGCCCTCAGTCAAGACACTAGGCGGAACATAGTGATAGACGCGTCCACACAGTGTGTCATTCATCCGACGCCCATAGCTCCCAAACAAATTGTGAGTCCCCAGAAAACAGATGCATCACTTCAGATTCCAGAAACACCCAAAGAGAAGATTGTATATCTACACAGTAAAAATTTAGCCAAAAGCCCATCGGAAAGCCCAATATTTTTGGGCAAGAACAAAATTTTATTGACCACTGTTAAATTTCCGCGAAAGAAAGACGAGGTTGCTCCTCCACCAACTGAAGTTTTCCAAGCTCCTAAAGTTATCCCAACTTTGCCACTGCCTGCTGGTGTACAGTTAGTGCTGATGCCTTCAGGTAATGTGACGTACACTGTGGATCCCGGCGTTGAGTTAGATGAAGCCCAATTGGCAGCTTTACCCACGATTTTAGCAGCAGTGCAAGAACAGCTTAATGCTTCAGGCGTTACTTCTTCGCCGGCTGTTCCTGAGCCACAAGTCAGTGTAGCCGGAGATGTTGAACCTATTACAACTGTTACGCAGCCCGAAACTACTGGTTTTGAAAATATAAACTTGCCACAAAGCGATCAAACTGCGGAGACACCTCAAGCCGAAAGTAATATTAATGAACTTACCAACTCTCCAAAAACATTAGAAACGAACGAAGTATTCCAAGACACAGAACTGCCGCCAAAAAATACTAATAACGTAGATATGGAAGTCGATACACAGAGTACAAAAGCAGATACGCCAACAGAACAGGATACATCTACTACTACTAGTACCAGCGATTTAGAAAAAGAATCTGTTCCCATGACTAATGATACGGTAAACGAGGCTACAATTGATGCTGAAGCACCAAAATATATTACTGAACCACTTGCGTCTGCCCAAACAGCGCCGGTTATTGAAGAGTCACAAAGTGAAAAACAAAGTGAAATCCAAAGAGCAGAAGATAAAGAAGCACCTGAAGTAATTCAAGAGATGGAAAGTGTAACAGAAGGAAAAGAAGATGGCATTAGCAATAGAAAAAGTTTGCTATCTGACTTGATGGAGATGTCGGGAATATCTGCAGAAGATACGACAGCGCCTGATCCACCGGCTCCCGAACCTCCTGTCGTAGACCAAATAAATGATGAATCGAGGAATCTGCCCGAACTCAGCCCAGTCACATCTTTTGCTGAGCTTAAATATGCATGCGAACAGAACGGCAAGTTCTTTAAACTAGACTTTGACACGGGAGTTATAGTACCTATTAATGTTTGCATTAAAAAGAACCCTAAGCCTAAGAGATCTCCTACTAAAACAAAAGAATTCATTGATTTAACTGAAGATGTTGAGAGTACGGATGTTGACAACAATGAGACCCAAGCTACTCAAAATAAATCTACTGAATCTACTGATCGGCAAACTGGTTCAACGTTATTGAAAGAGCCTGTCGAATATTTATATAATGGTAAAACTGTTAACGTTTCGAGTAGTATAGTCAAACCAGTCAAATTATTTAAAGCTTGTCACCCTACGCCGAAGGTACCGAGGGTTCTAAAAGCTGCTCCACGAACAGTCCTATCTCCCAGGAACACTCCAATAAGCCTATTAAAGCGAACACATGTAGAAAAGAGAAAACAGAAATTCACAGTAGTCAGAGCGAAGGTCGAAGCTAAAATTGATTTGGTTGATTCTGATGAGCCAATGGAGGAAGAATATCTTGTAGACAGTTCTGACGATGACAAATCTCAAGACGATACAGGAGCCGAGCCGATGCTAGTTGAAGCTTTAAACACTTCACTATTAGATGATTCGTCAGACGATGAACCACTAGCTAAGAAATCTAAACATTTAAAGGAATCAGATGATAAAGAAGTAAGAGAAACGAATATATTTGATGAAATTCCTGATGCAACAAGTCCTGATGAACTGACAAATGATGTGAACGATTTGGTAGAGCATATAGAAACTGCTGCAGTTACTGGTGGAACTGATCAGGTACAACAAATTAGTGTGAAAAAGGCCGTAGTTACCACAAGCAGTAATAATGATAATCTTCAGGCAAAAGTAAGAACTACCCTTGAGCCTAATGTAATTGTCCGGTCAGAAGGACCAATAATAGAAATCAATGTTCACGATCCAATAGACAACCAGTCAGGCGATGAAGAAGATGAACCTCCTCCAGAACTTAGATTCATGTCTGATAACAGCGAGGACGGAGACGGGGATGAGGACTGCATACTAGGATTCTAA